A section of the Polyangium spumosum genome encodes:
- a CDS encoding oligosaccharide flippase family protein, with amino-acid sequence MIAKQAIMAVLSVVYVGYLARRLGVSAWGELQASLAITSMAAVVAGLGVRGYLAREIAVTPELGPRHLGSALVVRGAMGATTLLCATAFTAATRSGEGAWLVVIAAASQLATILYTTMWLSFEAHERFQYILYVELGARLFVIALSVALVASGLGVLAAAGALALGNALELLLTYHFLRKRLYQPRLEVGLDELVAIAKKSIPLGLIGALLGVIRQADRVILRWLDGEAAVGVFSAAWVLVEQLELISDLVLGAAFAAGMRLYAHDQPGFVKLFRTALVVAAALGLPLAAGVSLVAPDVVALVYEGRDFAGTSDVLRVLAWHVPATFAFQVAALPLLASKRERHLAAVLAPALVANVALDIWLVPEHGALGAAFAALVASAGMFVATGLLALRFMREAPLGRLGRATLATVIMTLVALAALRAVGLWAAVLAGAITHAALLLALRVVTLAEVRALARRKPEKGHEAAVT; translated from the coding sequence ATGATCGCAAAGCAGGCCATCATGGCCGTCCTGAGCGTCGTCTACGTGGGCTACCTGGCGCGTCGGCTGGGCGTCTCCGCGTGGGGGGAGCTGCAGGCGTCGCTGGCGATCACGTCGATGGCCGCCGTGGTCGCGGGCCTCGGGGTGCGCGGATATCTGGCGCGCGAGATCGCGGTGACGCCGGAGCTCGGGCCGAGGCACCTGGGGTCGGCGCTCGTCGTGCGCGGCGCGATGGGCGCGACGACGCTGCTCTGCGCGACGGCGTTCACGGCGGCGACGCGGTCGGGCGAAGGCGCGTGGCTCGTGGTGATCGCGGCCGCGTCGCAGCTCGCCACGATCCTCTACACGACGATGTGGCTGAGCTTCGAGGCGCACGAGCGCTTCCAGTACATCCTGTACGTGGAGCTCGGCGCGCGGCTCTTCGTCATCGCGCTGTCCGTCGCGCTCGTCGCGTCGGGCCTGGGCGTGCTCGCGGCCGCAGGAGCGCTCGCGCTCGGCAACGCGCTCGAGCTCCTGCTCACGTATCACTTCCTGCGAAAGCGGCTCTATCAGCCGCGGCTCGAGGTGGGCCTCGACGAGCTCGTGGCCATCGCGAAGAAGAGCATCCCGCTCGGGCTCATCGGCGCGCTGCTCGGCGTCATCCGGCAGGCCGATCGCGTGATCCTGCGCTGGCTCGACGGGGAAGCGGCGGTCGGCGTGTTCAGCGCGGCGTGGGTGCTGGTCGAGCAGCTCGAGCTGATCTCCGATCTCGTGCTCGGCGCGGCGTTCGCGGCCGGGATGCGGCTCTACGCGCACGATCAACCAGGCTTCGTGAAGCTCTTCCGGACGGCGCTCGTGGTGGCGGCGGCGCTCGGGCTGCCGCTCGCGGCGGGGGTGAGCCTCGTGGCGCCGGACGTGGTCGCGCTCGTGTACGAGGGCCGCGACTTCGCGGGCACGTCGGACGTCTTGCGGGTGCTCGCGTGGCACGTGCCGGCGACGTTCGCGTTCCAGGTGGCCGCGCTGCCGCTGCTCGCGTCGAAGCGCGAGAGGCACCTCGCCGCGGTGCTCGCGCCCGCGCTCGTCGCGAACGTGGCGCTCGACATCTGGCTCGTGCCGGAGCACGGCGCGCTCGGCGCCGCGTTCGCCGCGCTCGTGGCCTCGGCGGGGATGTTCGTCGCGACGGGGTTGCTCGCGCTGCGCTTCATGCGAGAGGCGCCGCTCGGGCGGCTCGGTCGAGCCACGCTGGCGACGGTGATCATGACGCTGGTGGCGCTCGCGGCGCTACGCGCGGTGGGGCTCTGGGCCGCGGTGCTCGCGGGCGCGATCACGCACGCGGCGCTGCTGCTCGCGCTGCGCGTGGTGACGCTCGCGGAGGTCCGCGCGCTCGCGCGACGCAAGCCGGAGAAGGGTCACGAGGCCGCGGTGACGTGA
- a CDS encoding serine/threonine-protein kinase has product MDRRSRTATATSARWPFPASKPASRGALPERLPMGAGGYELLEQLGCGGMAEVFLARRRGLYAIEHMVVVKRLRDEFRAAPSVVKMFAWEAWISARLCHPNIARFYDFVSHRGRDHLVLEHVRGPDLATLCRALHASGRSLPFRAVIEVGAAAARALAHAHALEDDDGVPIGLVHRDVSPQNILVSVDGEIKLIDFGVAKTTSAHVPRDTVPGLVKGKMGYIAPEHLRGQPLDARGDVYALGVVLFEMLTGRPLFRRGGDEEMIRQALDAEIPPLTSLRPDCPATLEAVVRRALAQDPRDRFESAAAMEQALRVVDAELADESGSLSLAELAREVHEAGHAPDTWPEPNSPRRTTSPAMSAPTDDPAAEDTRPEGFRRARVVTGAPAEIAAETNVRCDATRPDVPPRVDEPDTMIAAPPPQRRFTFSPRFVPLVVAFVMGVLVAAAARGSTRPLGPARDASADATDRSSSK; this is encoded by the coding sequence ATGGACAGGCGATCACGCACGGCGACGGCGACGTCGGCGAGGTGGCCCTTCCCCGCATCGAAGCCGGCGTCGCGCGGCGCGCTGCCGGAGCGTCTGCCGATGGGCGCAGGAGGCTACGAGCTCCTCGAGCAGCTCGGCTGCGGCGGGATGGCGGAGGTCTTCCTCGCGCGAAGGCGAGGGCTCTACGCCATCGAGCACATGGTGGTGGTGAAGCGGCTGCGCGACGAGTTCCGCGCCGCGCCGTCGGTGGTGAAGATGTTCGCCTGGGAGGCGTGGATCTCGGCGCGCCTCTGCCACCCGAACATCGCGCGGTTCTACGACTTCGTCTCGCACCGCGGGCGCGATCACCTCGTGCTCGAGCACGTGCGCGGCCCGGACCTCGCGACGCTCTGCCGCGCGCTGCACGCGAGCGGGCGATCACTCCCGTTCCGCGCGGTGATCGAGGTCGGCGCCGCGGCCGCGCGCGCGCTCGCGCACGCCCACGCGCTCGAGGACGACGACGGCGTGCCGATCGGCCTCGTCCACCGCGACGTGAGCCCGCAGAACATCCTCGTGTCCGTGGACGGCGAGATCAAGCTCATCGATTTCGGCGTGGCGAAGACGACGAGCGCGCACGTCCCGCGCGACACGGTGCCGGGCCTGGTGAAGGGGAAAATGGGGTACATCGCGCCGGAACATCTGCGAGGACAGCCGCTCGACGCGCGCGGGGACGTCTACGCGCTCGGCGTGGTGCTCTTCGAGATGCTGACGGGCCGCCCGCTCTTCCGGCGCGGCGGGGACGAGGAGATGATCCGGCAGGCGCTCGACGCGGAGATCCCGCCGCTCACGTCGCTCCGGCCGGACTGTCCCGCCACGCTCGAGGCCGTCGTGCGGCGCGCGCTGGCGCAAGATCCGCGGGACCGATTCGAGAGCGCGGCGGCGATGGAGCAGGCGCTCCGCGTGGTGGACGCGGAGCTCGCGGACGAGAGCGGGTCCCTCTCGCTCGCGGAGCTCGCGCGCGAGGTCCACGAGGCCGGCCACGCGCCGGACACGTGGCCGGAGCCGAACTCGCCACGACGAACGACGTCGCCCGCAATGTCGGCGCCGACGGACGATCCCGCGGCGGAGGACACGCGGCCCGAAGGGTTCCGGCGAGCGCGGGTGGTGACGGGCGCGCCCGCGGAGATCGCCGCGGAGACGAACGTCCGGTGCGACGCGACGCGGCCGGACGTGCCGCCGCGGGTCGACGAGCCCGACACGATGATCGCGGCTCCGCCTCCGCAGAGGCGCTTCACCTTCTCTCCGCGCTTCGTGCCGCTCGTGGTCGCGTTCGTGATGGGCGTGCTCGTCGCGGCCGCCGCGCGCGGCAGCACGCGGCCCCTCGGTCCGGCGCGTGACGCGTCCGCCGACGCGACGGACCGTTCGAGCTCAAAATAA
- a CDS encoding GlsB/YeaQ/YmgE family stress response membrane protein translates to MYILLWILFGLVVGVIAKLLTPGRDPGGFIITVLLGIGGALLGGFLGRVLGIYPSYQSTGGFIMSIIGAILILAIYNIATSRRTA, encoded by the coding sequence ATGTACATTCTGCTCTGGATTCTGTTTGGTCTCGTCGTTGGCGTGATCGCGAAGCTGTTGACGCCGGGACGTGATCCCGGAGGGTTCATCATCACGGTGCTGCTCGGCATCGGCGGCGCGCTGCTCGGCGGCTTCCTCGGACGCGTGCTCGGCATCTACCCGTCGTACCAGTCGACCGGCGGCTTCATCATGTCGATCATCGGCGCGATCCTGATCCTCGCGATCTACAACATCGCGACGAGCCGTCGAACCGCCTAG
- a CDS encoding alpha,alpha-trehalose-phosphate synthase (UDP-forming), producing MKTRSPRRLVIVSARAPFVSTPNGIVRAPGGLISALLPLMRRARGTWIATGADHDACDTSELPFRVRALSIPSSMRAAWYAGASNGALWPLAHGFVEVCRFQAEQTRAYLDVCRAAADAAAENAPPGAIVWIHDYQLALVPALLRARRPDLTIGFFWHIPWPAAESLRVLPWASELIEGLLGADLVGLHVPRYVRAFRDALDELGITHTSDGGSIVVPRGSRAARIEAWPIGIDVEGWAKLGRDEDVAAEAARIRADLGGGRVLLAVDRMDYAKGIAERLEAFERLLEQSAEARERVTFVQIGVPSRETVPAYRELRQRIEAAVGRIQGRFGALRRKPVHLFARSFESTELAAYYLAADAALVTPRRDGMNLVAFEYVATRPRPNGRLLLSTTAGAADVMPEAHLVNPYDDEGLVSAIEHVALAPETPGDAARMDALKARVSRLSVEGWASDFLARLSQVTDERVASRATRLAASARITGTR from the coding sequence ATGAAGACTCGATCCCCGCGCCGCCTCGTCATCGTGAGCGCGCGCGCGCCGTTCGTGAGCACGCCGAACGGCATCGTCCGCGCGCCGGGCGGCCTCATCTCTGCGCTGTTACCGCTCATGCGGAGGGCGCGCGGCACCTGGATCGCGACGGGCGCCGATCACGACGCTTGCGACACGAGCGAGCTGCCCTTCCGCGTTCGTGCCCTCTCCATCCCTTCGTCCATGCGCGCGGCCTGGTACGCAGGCGCCTCGAACGGCGCGCTCTGGCCGCTCGCGCACGGCTTCGTCGAGGTCTGCCGTTTCCAGGCCGAGCAAACGCGCGCGTATCTCGACGTCTGCCGCGCGGCCGCGGACGCGGCCGCCGAGAACGCCCCGCCGGGCGCGATCGTGTGGATCCACGACTACCAGCTCGCGCTCGTCCCTGCCCTGCTCCGCGCGCGAAGGCCCGACCTCACGATCGGCTTCTTCTGGCACATCCCCTGGCCCGCCGCCGAGAGCCTCCGGGTGTTGCCCTGGGCCTCCGAGCTCATCGAGGGCCTGCTCGGCGCGGACCTCGTGGGCCTGCACGTGCCGCGGTACGTGCGCGCCTTCCGCGACGCGCTCGACGAGCTCGGCATCACGCACACGAGCGACGGAGGATCGATCGTCGTGCCGCGGGGCTCGCGCGCCGCGCGGATCGAGGCGTGGCCGATCGGCATCGACGTCGAGGGGTGGGCGAAGCTCGGGCGCGACGAGGACGTGGCCGCAGAGGCCGCGCGGATCCGGGCCGATCTCGGCGGCGGGCGTGTGCTTCTCGCGGTGGATCGTATGGACTACGCGAAGGGCATCGCCGAGCGGCTCGAGGCCTTCGAGCGCCTGCTCGAGCAGAGCGCCGAGGCCCGCGAGCGCGTCACCTTCGTGCAGATCGGCGTGCCGAGCCGCGAGACGGTGCCGGCGTATCGTGAGCTCCGGCAGCGGATCGAGGCCGCGGTCGGCCGCATCCAGGGCCGCTTCGGCGCGCTGCGCAGGAAGCCCGTGCACCTCTTCGCGCGGAGCTTCGAGTCGACCGAGCTCGCCGCGTATTACCTCGCGGCCGACGCCGCGCTCGTCACGCCCAGGCGCGACGGCATGAACCTCGTCGCCTTCGAGTACGTCGCCACGCGGCCCAGGCCGAACGGTCGGCTCCTGCTCAGCACGACCGCGGGCGCGGCGGACGTGATGCCCGAGGCGCACCTCGTCAACCCCTACGACGACGAGGGGCTCGTCTCGGCGATCGAGCACGTCGCGCTCGCTCCCGAGACGCCCGGCGACGCCGCGCGGATGGACGCGCTGAAGGCCAGGGTCTCCCGGCTCTCCGTGGAAGGCTGGGCCTCGGACTTCCTCGCGCGGCTCTCGCAGGTGACGGACGAGCGGGTCGCTTCCCGAGCGACGCGCCTCGCTGCGTCCGCACGTATCACCGGCACACGGTGA
- a CDS encoding serine/threonine protein kinase: protein MTLTPGQVIDDKYRIVRLLGTGGMGAVFEGENTRIKRRVAIKVLHASVSGSGETVARFEREAQAAGRIGSEHICEVLDLGVLSDGARYMVMEYLDGETLSARIKRSGRLAPPQSIPIMAQVLDALAAAHAAGIIHRDLKPDNIFILPNKAGRADFVKILDFGVSKFSQLSGDGEEMNVTRAGSVVGTPYYMSPEQARGMAVVDARSDIYALGVVLYQATTGQVPFRAETFNELLFKIALELPPPPQQFVPDLDPEFCMIIQRAMAREQANRFQSCAEFKEALFAWQAARGGGPPMIVPGARPPTMPPGLLVAPGPMAHTPLPGMIPGVGMATPPPGVIPGMHVTGQTGHSLDGSQGTANAWGHTSGAAAPKPSRAGAVVGGLVGVVLIAGLGVAGYLMLGKKDSAQAGGSIPTATTSAAPPIATSVAAPVETPAATPPTAEPTASAIDLDDPTPPEATTTDPVASGAPTTSSAAPLGTPSTKLWGTLPKPSATATTKPNKGGTTGDFGY, encoded by the coding sequence ATGACCCTCACCCCCGGCCAAGTCATCGACGACAAGTACCGCATCGTCCGTCTCCTCGGCACGGGAGGGATGGGCGCGGTCTTCGAGGGCGAGAACACGCGGATCAAGCGCCGCGTCGCCATCAAGGTCCTGCACGCGAGCGTCTCCGGCTCGGGTGAGACCGTCGCGCGCTTCGAACGCGAGGCGCAGGCCGCAGGGAGGATCGGCTCGGAGCACATCTGCGAGGTGCTCGACCTCGGCGTCCTGTCCGACGGGGCGCGTTACATGGTCATGGAGTACCTCGACGGCGAGACCTTGAGCGCCCGGATCAAGCGATCCGGCCGCCTCGCGCCGCCGCAGAGCATCCCGATCATGGCGCAGGTGCTCGACGCGCTCGCCGCCGCGCACGCCGCGGGGATCATCCATCGCGATCTCAAGCCCGACAACATCTTCATCCTGCCGAACAAGGCGGGCCGCGCCGACTTCGTGAAGATCCTCGACTTCGGCGTCTCCAAGTTCTCGCAGCTCAGCGGCGACGGCGAGGAGATGAACGTCACGCGGGCCGGCTCGGTCGTGGGCACACCGTATTACATGTCCCCCGAGCAGGCGCGTGGCATGGCCGTCGTCGACGCGCGCAGCGACATCTACGCGCTCGGCGTCGTGCTCTACCAGGCGACGACGGGCCAGGTCCCCTTCCGCGCCGAGACGTTCAACGAGCTGCTCTTCAAGATCGCGCTCGAGCTGCCGCCGCCCCCGCAGCAGTTCGTCCCGGACCTCGATCCCGAGTTCTGCATGATCATCCAGCGCGCGATGGCGCGCGAGCAGGCGAACCGCTTCCAGTCCTGCGCCGAGTTCAAGGAGGCGCTGTTCGCGTGGCAAGCCGCGCGCGGCGGAGGCCCGCCCATGATCGTCCCCGGCGCGCGTCCTCCCACGATGCCGCCGGGTTTGCTCGTCGCCCCGGGCCCGATGGCGCACACGCCGCTGCCCGGCATGATCCCCGGCGTCGGCATGGCGACACCTCCGCCCGGCGTGATCCCCGGCATGCACGTGACGGGACAAACCGGGCACTCGCTCGACGGCTCGCAAGGCACGGCGAACGCGTGGGGTCACACCTCGGGCGCCGCCGCGCCGAAGCCATCACGCGCGGGCGCCGTCGTGGGTGGGCTCGTCGGGGTCGTCCTGATCGCGGGGCTCGGCGTCGCGGGTTACCTGATGCTCGGCAAAAAAGACTCGGCGCAGGCCGGCGGATCGATCCCGACCGCCACCACGAGCGCCGCTCCGCCCATCGCGACGAGCGTCGCCGCGCCCGTCGAAACGCCCGCAGCCACGCCCCCCACCGCGGAGCCGACCGCGAGCGCCATCGACCTCGACGACCCGACGCCGCCCGAGGCGACGACCACGGATCCCGTCGCGAGCGGGGCGCCGACGACGAGCAGCGCGGCACCACTCGGGACGCCGTCCACCAAGCTCTGGGGCACGCTCCCCAAGCCCTCCGCCACGGCGACGACCAAGCCAAACAAGGGCGGTACGACCGGCGACTTCGGGTATTGA
- a CDS encoding phosphodiester glycosidase family protein: MTGPETDKKKKPRRWRRRLGIGLGVTLVAGGATWWAIHNVPGFGPALADGVRAVLGPSVVAWIEDTAYGVADRVNVWRHGDEAPTTFWETPAALPAAPAPELVPAKVDGAPDASAPDAPGFPPPRFDPPFANVAAKGDGTWLVMAEGSREGEPPSMAKAVVHPDRKRGFAAVAVVAMDLQRVTIRLVAGTTEPVSENVPLSARPGLIPRAEHPDLVAAFNGGFKALHGQYGMMIEGKTFLPPRKFACTVGLYRDGSVRIGTWPALAPTEPEMAAYRQTPACLVEGGELNKKLTEYNRNWGATVSGETVIRRSAIGVDATGRTLFYALGEAVTAQSLARAIKAAGAHAAAQLDVNYAFPRFLLFDHPPGAERSLAASLVPKIDYRETDYVKDPSPRDFFYVARRHP; the protein is encoded by the coding sequence GTGACCGGCCCCGAGACAGACAAGAAAAAGAAGCCGCGACGCTGGCGAAGGCGCCTGGGCATCGGCCTCGGCGTCACGCTCGTCGCAGGGGGCGCGACGTGGTGGGCGATCCACAACGTGCCCGGCTTCGGCCCCGCCCTCGCCGACGGCGTGCGCGCGGTGCTCGGGCCCTCCGTGGTCGCGTGGATCGAGGACACGGCCTACGGCGTCGCGGACCGCGTCAACGTCTGGCGCCACGGCGACGAGGCGCCGACGACGTTCTGGGAGACCCCGGCCGCCCTGCCCGCCGCGCCGGCGCCCGAGCTCGTGCCTGCGAAGGTCGACGGCGCGCCCGACGCGTCCGCGCCCGATGCACCGGGTTTTCCCCCGCCGCGCTTCGATCCGCCCTTCGCCAACGTCGCGGCGAAGGGCGACGGCACGTGGCTCGTGATGGCCGAGGGCAGCCGCGAGGGCGAACCGCCGAGCATGGCCAAGGCCGTGGTCCACCCCGATCGGAAGCGCGGTTTCGCCGCGGTCGCCGTGGTCGCGATGGACCTGCAACGCGTCACGATCCGCCTCGTCGCGGGCACGACCGAGCCCGTCTCGGAAAACGTGCCGCTCTCCGCGCGACCCGGCCTCATCCCGCGCGCCGAGCATCCGGATCTCGTCGCGGCCTTCAACGGCGGGTTCAAGGCGCTGCACGGGCAGTACGGCATGATGATCGAGGGCAAGACCTTCCTGCCCCCGCGCAAATTCGCCTGCACCGTGGGCCTCTACCGCGACGGCTCGGTCCGCATCGGCACCTGGCCCGCGCTCGCGCCGACCGAGCCCGAGATGGCGGCGTACCGGCAGACACCTGCGTGCCTCGTCGAAGGCGGCGAGCTCAACAAGAAGCTCACCGAGTACAACAGGAACTGGGGCGCGACGGTCAGCGGCGAGACGGTGATCCGCAGGTCCGCGATCGGCGTCGACGCGACGGGGCGCACGCTCTTTTACGCGCTCGGCGAGGCCGTCACGGCGCAATCGCTGGCGCGCGCGATAAAGGCCGCCGGCGCGCACGCCGCGGCGCAGCTCGACGTCAACTACGCCTTTCCGCGCTTCCTGCTCTTCGATCACCCGCCCGGCGCCGAGCGCAGCCTCGCCGCGTCGCTCGTGCCGAAGATCGACTACCGCGAGACCGACTACGTGAAGGACCCGTCGCCGCGCGACTTTTTCTACGTTGCGCGGCGCCATCCATAA
- a CDS encoding aminopeptidase P N-terminal domain-containing protein, producing the protein MNVFAERRRQLLERLPGVLVLPAAPELIRNNSVHHEYRQDSDFHYLTGFGEPEAVLVLAPKHPEHKVVLFVRKRDPEREKYDGSRAGVEGAKADYGADAAFTIDELDDKLLEYMEGNRRLYYRLGQHRSLDERVLRARELIRLKGTRTKKTWPTEIVEPGDVLHEMRASKSEAELGWMRRAAAITRDAHLGAMRLAAPGRYEYEVEALIREVFRKNGAERTAYQPIVGSGANATILHYHANRKRLGEGELLLIDAGCEYEYYASDVTRTFPVSGTFSPLQRRLYEVVLAAQLAAIASVKPGTTVDAIHDITVRTLVSGLVREGLLSGDVNEIIEKETYKRLYPHRTSHWLGMDVHDVGHYYRDGEARLLEPGMVLTIEPGLYVAPDDEKAPAECRGIGIRIEDDILVTATGYEVLTADIPKAPDEVERACRDA; encoded by the coding sequence ATGAACGTCTTCGCCGAGCGTCGCAGGCAACTCCTCGAGCGACTCCCGGGTGTGCTCGTCCTCCCGGCGGCGCCGGAGCTCATCCGCAACAACAGCGTCCACCACGAGTACCGCCAGGACTCCGACTTCCACTACCTCACGGGCTTCGGGGAGCCCGAGGCCGTGCTGGTTCTGGCCCCGAAGCACCCGGAACACAAGGTGGTTCTGTTCGTCCGGAAGCGAGACCCGGAGCGGGAGAAATACGACGGGTCGCGGGCCGGCGTGGAGGGCGCGAAGGCGGACTACGGCGCGGACGCGGCGTTCACCATCGACGAGCTCGACGACAAGCTGCTCGAGTACATGGAGGGCAACCGGAGGCTCTACTACCGGCTCGGTCAGCATCGATCCCTCGACGAGCGCGTGCTCCGCGCGAGGGAGCTCATCCGGCTGAAGGGGACGCGGACGAAGAAGACGTGGCCGACCGAGATCGTGGAGCCGGGCGACGTGCTGCACGAGATGCGCGCCTCGAAGTCGGAGGCCGAGCTCGGGTGGATGCGGCGCGCCGCGGCGATCACGCGCGACGCGCACCTCGGCGCGATGCGGCTCGCGGCGCCGGGTCGCTACGAGTACGAGGTCGAAGCTTTGATCCGCGAGGTGTTCCGGAAGAACGGCGCCGAGCGCACGGCGTATCAGCCCATCGTGGGATCGGGAGCGAACGCGACGATCCTGCACTACCACGCGAACAGGAAGCGGCTCGGCGAGGGAGAGCTGCTGCTCATCGATGCGGGCTGCGAGTACGAGTATTACGCGAGCGACGTGACGCGTACGTTCCCCGTGAGCGGCACGTTCTCGCCCCTGCAACGCAGGCTCTACGAGGTCGTGCTCGCCGCGCAGCTCGCCGCGATCGCGTCGGTGAAGCCGGGGACGACGGTGGACGCGATCCACGACATCACGGTGCGCACGCTGGTCTCGGGGCTCGTCCGCGAGGGACTGCTCTCGGGCGACGTGAACGAGATCATCGAGAAGGAGACGTACAAGCGGCTCTACCCGCACCGCACGAGCCACTGGCTCGGCATGGACGTGCACGACGTCGGGCACTACTACCGCGACGGCGAGGCGCGGCTGCTCGAGCCGGGGATGGTGCTGACGATCGAGCCGGGTCTCTACGTGGCGCCGGACGACGAGAAGGCGCCGGCGGAGTGCCGCGGGATCGGCATCCGCATCGAGGACGACATCCTGGTCACGGCCACGGGCTACGAGGTCCTGACGGCCGACATCCCGAAGGCGCCGGACGAGGTCGAGCGCGCCTGTCGAGACGCTTGA
- the mutY gene encoding A/G-specific adenine glycosylase, with protein MTLVAELAGWFRKSARDLPWRRTRDPYAIWLSEVMLQQTRVETVIPYYERFLRRFPDVRALASAELDEVLSLWSGLGYYRRARELHRCAQEVADKHGGVFPAEAAELRKLRGIGPYTAGAVSSIAYGRPAALVDGNVARVLARLEAIEDDVKSTAGMKRIWSVAEELVPREEPGAWNQALMELGATICTPQSPACLICPVRDACSARAQGRERELPVVGEKRASPRVTMVAAVVEHEGRFLFARRKEGGLFGGLWEPPMVEAKTAEDAKASLCGAGVAIEAKLVEAGRVEHVLTHRELDVLVLRARVDRPWPLEAPTTAPYERLAWMERGAEGVGVSTLARKILAAAKPEKKGAPRSKKARA; from the coding sequence GTGACGCTCGTCGCGGAGCTCGCGGGCTGGTTCCGGAAGAGCGCGCGGGATCTGCCGTGGCGCAGGACGCGGGATCCCTACGCGATCTGGTTGTCCGAGGTGATGCTGCAGCAGACACGCGTGGAGACGGTGATCCCGTACTACGAGCGGTTCTTGCGGCGGTTTCCGGACGTGCGCGCGCTCGCGTCCGCCGAGCTCGACGAGGTGCTCTCGCTCTGGAGCGGGCTCGGCTACTACCGCCGCGCGCGGGAGCTGCATCGTTGCGCGCAGGAGGTCGCGGACAAACACGGAGGCGTCTTCCCCGCGGAGGCCGCGGAGCTGCGTAAGCTGCGCGGGATCGGCCCGTACACCGCGGGGGCCGTGTCGAGCATCGCGTATGGCAGGCCCGCGGCGCTCGTGGACGGCAACGTCGCGCGGGTGCTCGCGCGCCTCGAGGCGATCGAGGACGACGTGAAGAGCACTGCGGGCATGAAGCGAATCTGGAGCGTGGCGGAGGAGCTCGTGCCGCGGGAAGAGCCCGGCGCGTGGAACCAGGCGCTCATGGAGCTCGGCGCGACGATCTGCACGCCGCAGAGCCCCGCCTGCTTGATCTGCCCGGTGCGTGACGCGTGTTCGGCGCGGGCGCAGGGCAGGGAGCGCGAGCTGCCGGTCGTGGGCGAGAAACGAGCGTCGCCACGCGTGACGATGGTGGCGGCGGTGGTGGAGCACGAGGGGCGCTTCCTGTTCGCGCGGCGCAAGGAAGGTGGGCTCTTCGGCGGGTTGTGGGAGCCGCCGATGGTCGAGGCGAAGACGGCCGAAGACGCGAAGGCCTCGCTCTGCGGCGCGGGCGTCGCGATCGAGGCGAAGCTCGTGGAGGCGGGGCGCGTCGAGCACGTGCTCACGCACCGCGAGCTCGACGTGCTCGTCCTGCGCGCGCGCGTGGATCGGCCATGGCCCCTCGAGGCGCCGACGACGGCGCCTTACGAGAGGCTCGCGTGGATGGAGCGAGGCGCCGAGGGCGTCGGCGTCTCCACGCTGGCGCGCAAGATCCTGGCCGCGGCGAAGCCGGAGAAGAAGGGCGCTCCGCGGAGCAAGAAGGCTCGCGCGTAG